A DNA window from Xyrauchen texanus isolate HMW12.3.18 chromosome 6, RBS_HiC_50CHRs, whole genome shotgun sequence contains the following coding sequences:
- the LOC127644561 gene encoding gastrula zinc finger protein XlCGF8.2DB-like — protein MSAKEESEDFSYPEPWIITHEDTEEQRDLMEVKEESQELKDFEEIHQCDISDNLRTDEKSSCSQTEHDFPPKITRTKDQNDCACSECGKSFTKKRYLRCHMRIHTGERKSFICHQCGKRFTLKGSLEKHLIIHTGEKPFTCPQCGKSFTQKGSLNRHLSLHSGQKPFTCHQCGKSYMNRGLLEVHMRIHTGEKPFTCLQCGKRFTQEVNLKSHMRIHTGDRPFTCLQCGKSFIQASHLTTHLRFHSGLRPFNCDQCGKTFVLASYLKAHLTIHTNEKTYVCSLCGKSFISQGNLKTHERVHTGEKPHHCISCGKSFTRSISLQMHLEKLCPMLSK, from the exons ATGTCTGCTAAAGAAGAGAGTGAAGACTTCAGTTATCCAGAGCCATGGATAATTAcacatgaagatactgaggaacaaagag ATTTGATGGAGGtaaaagaggaaagtcaagagctGAAGGACTTCGAGGAGATACATCAGTGTGATATATCTGATAATCTCAGAACTGATGAAAAATCCAGTTGCTCGCAGACTGAACATGATTTCCCACCGAAAATAACTCGAACAAAAGACCAAAATGATTGTGCCTGCTcggagtgtggaaagagtttcacaaagaAACGATACCTTAGgtgtcacatgagaattcacactggagagaggaaGTCTTTCatctgccatcagtgtggaaagagattcacaCTAAAAGGAAGTCTTGAGAAGCACCtgataattcacactggagagaagcctttcacatgccctcaatgtggaaagagtttcacacaaaaaggaagcCTTAATAGGCACCTGAGTCTTCACTCTGGACAGAAGCCTTTTACATGccatcaatgtggaaagagttacaTGAATAGAGGACTGCTTGAGGTTCACAtgagaatccacactggagagaagcctttcacatgccttcaATGTGGAAAGAGATTCACTCAAGAAGTAAACCTTAAgagtcacatgagaattcatactggagacaggcctttcacatgtctacagtgtggaaagagtttcatccAAGCAAGCCATCTCACAACTCATCTGCGGTTTCACTCTGGATTAAGGCCATTTAACTGTGATCAATGTGGCAAAACATTTGTACTGGCATCATATCTAAAAGCACACCTTACAATTCATACAAATGAGAAGACTTATGTGTGTTCtttgtgtggaaagagtttcattagTCAAGGAAACCTGAAAACCCACgagagagtgcatactggagagaagccacaCCACTGCATatcatgtgggaagagtttcacacGGTCAATTAGTTTACAGATGCATTTAGAAAAGCTTTGTCCAATGCTGTCAAAGTGA